In Streptosporangium album, the following are encoded in one genomic region:
- a CDS encoding RICIN domain-containing protein: MARHSGKCLDVAAAGMNNGANVQQWTCLYHQRNQEWRLA, translated from the coding sequence GTGGCCCGGCACAGCGGCAAGTGCCTGGATGTGGCGGCCGCCGGCATGAACAACGGTGCCAACGTCCAGCAGTGGACCTGCCTGTACCACCAGCGCAACCAGGAGTGGCGACTCGCCTGA
- a CDS encoding LppX_LprAFG lipoprotein encodes MPARRILLAAVVTALSLITACSGGGASDGRAALPVGTELVKKSAEAMRTAKSAAFTMETEGTPPVPVKKATGRLSGTGDADGTIQIDLGGSLQEISFVIVGEVVHFKGVTGGFQRMSRSELAAIYDPSAILDPDRGVVQLMTNALDPRTEAEEKVDGADAYRVSATLSQQVLATMVPGLAQSVNSRLWIDKATSRLLKADLPLSGGKVIVSFHDYDVPVQVTAPAE; translated from the coding sequence ATGCCTGCTCGCCGGATTCTCCTCGCCGCGGTGGTCACCGCGCTCTCCCTGATCACCGCGTGCAGCGGGGGCGGCGCCTCCGATGGCCGGGCCGCACTGCCGGTGGGGACCGAGCTGGTCAAGAAATCGGCGGAGGCGATGCGGACCGCCAAGTCTGCCGCCTTCACCATGGAGACCGAAGGCACGCCGCCGGTGCCCGTCAAGAAGGCGACCGGCCGCCTCAGCGGGACAGGCGACGCCGACGGCACCATCCAGATCGACCTGGGGGGCAGTCTCCAGGAGATCAGCTTCGTCATCGTCGGAGAGGTCGTCCACTTCAAAGGCGTGACCGGCGGATTCCAGAGGATGTCACGGAGCGAGCTGGCCGCGATCTACGACCCCTCGGCCATCCTCGACCCGGACAGAGGCGTCGTCCAGCTCATGACCAACGCCCTGGATCCCAGGACGGAGGCAGAGGAGAAGGTGGACGGCGCCGACGCCTACCGGGTCTCGGCCACCCTCTCCCAGCAGGTCCTCGCCACCATGGTGCCGGGACTCGCGCAGAGCGTGAACAGCAGGCTCTGGATCGACAAGGCCACCAGCCGCCTGCTCAAGGCAGACCTGCCGCTGAGCGGCGGCAAGGTGATCGTCTCCTTCCACGACTACGACGTGCCGGTCCAGGTCACCGCACCGGCGGAGTGA
- the scpB gene encoding SMC-Scp complex subunit ScpB, which translates to MTDAVPEPNLRTGLEAILLVVDEPVTEMTLAQVLERPISEVAAVLRQLSAEYTEGGRGFDLREVAGGWRFYTRAECATLVERFVRDGQQARLTQAALETLAVVAYRQPISRARVAAVRGVNSDGVMRTLVTRGLVEEAGTEPESQALLYRTSPYFLERMGLRDLDELPELAPFLPDDVETLEEHK; encoded by the coding sequence ATGACTGACGCGGTGCCCGAGCCGAACCTGCGCACCGGGCTGGAGGCCATTCTTCTCGTGGTCGACGAACCGGTCACCGAGATGACCCTCGCCCAGGTTCTGGAACGGCCCATCAGTGAGGTCGCCGCCGTGCTCCGTCAGCTGTCGGCGGAATACACTGAAGGCGGTCGGGGTTTCGACCTGAGAGAGGTCGCGGGCGGCTGGCGGTTCTACACGCGGGCCGAGTGTGCGACCCTCGTGGAGCGGTTCGTCCGCGACGGCCAGCAGGCACGGCTCACCCAGGCCGCGCTGGAGACCCTGGCCGTGGTCGCCTACCGGCAGCCGATCAGCCGGGCCCGGGTGGCGGCCGTACGAGGTGTCAACAGCGACGGTGTCATGCGCACGCTGGTGACGCGAGGGCTGGTCGAAGAGGCCGGCACCGAACCGGAGAGCCAGGCACTGCTCTACCGGACAAGTCCGTATTTTCTCGAGCGGATGGGCCTGAGGGATCTCGACGAGCTCCCCGAACTGGCGCCGTTCCTGCCCGACGACGTGGAAACCTTAGAGGAGCACAAGTAG
- a CDS encoding aminopeptidase P family protein: protein MTDKLNTGSHDLPVSEALAAFMETGWADTHRDGLTAPPLASYTAKRRAALAARFPGERLIIPSGTLKARSNDSDYRFRPHSAFTYLTGDQEPDNVLVIEPSGSATLFLRPRSPRSAPGTAGQEFYRDRRHGEFWVGRRPDLAEAESLYLIDCAAVDRIDDVLGGPARVLRGVDASVDSRVAPHDGDGELETFLSEMRMIKDEWEVAELQFSVDATARGFEDVVRALPAALAHRRGERYLEGVFGLRARLEGNAVGYDSIVASGAHACVLHWIRNDGRLNENDLLLLDAGVETDDLYTADITRTLPLSGRFNPIQRQVYELVYEAQSAAIAVLKPGARFRDFHQTAMRVIAEGLRDWGVLKISPDEAMEADNGLYRRYTLCSSGHMLGMDVHDCARARSEVYLDGVLEEGQVLTVEPGLYLQPDDLTLPPELRGIGVRIEDDLVITADGARLMSAGLPRHPDEIEGWMSALSI from the coding sequence ATGACCGACAAGCTCAACACCGGCAGCCACGACCTGCCGGTCTCCGAGGCCCTCGCCGCGTTCATGGAGACCGGCTGGGCCGACACCCACCGCGACGGCCTGACCGCGCCGCCGCTGGCCTCCTACACCGCCAAGCGCCGCGCCGCGCTCGCCGCGCGCTTCCCCGGCGAACGACTGATCATCCCCTCAGGCACGCTCAAGGCACGCAGCAACGACAGCGACTACCGCTTCCGGCCGCACAGCGCGTTCACCTACCTCACCGGCGACCAGGAGCCGGACAACGTCCTGGTCATCGAACCGTCCGGGTCCGCCACCCTGTTCCTGCGGCCGCGCTCACCGCGCTCGGCGCCCGGAACGGCCGGGCAGGAGTTCTACCGGGACCGCCGCCACGGCGAGTTCTGGGTGGGTCGCCGCCCCGACCTGGCCGAGGCGGAGTCGCTCTATCTGATCGACTGCGCGGCCGTCGACAGGATCGACGACGTGCTCGGCGGGCCCGCACGGGTGCTGCGCGGGGTGGACGCCTCGGTGGACTCCCGGGTCGCGCCGCACGACGGGGACGGCGAGCTGGAGACGTTTCTCTCCGAGATGCGGATGATCAAGGATGAATGGGAGGTCGCCGAGCTGCAGTTCTCGGTGGACGCGACCGCGCGCGGGTTCGAGGACGTGGTGCGGGCACTGCCCGCGGCGCTGGCCCACCGGCGCGGCGAGCGCTACCTGGAAGGGGTCTTCGGCCTCCGGGCCCGCCTGGAGGGCAACGCGGTCGGCTACGACAGCATCGTGGCCTCCGGCGCCCACGCGTGCGTGCTGCACTGGATCCGCAACGACGGCCGTCTGAACGAGAACGACCTGCTGCTGCTCGACGCGGGCGTGGAGACCGACGACCTCTACACCGCCGACATCACCAGGACCCTGCCGCTGTCGGGCCGGTTCAACCCGATTCAGCGCCAGGTGTACGAGCTGGTCTACGAGGCCCAGAGCGCGGCCATCGCCGTTCTGAAGCCCGGCGCGAGGTTCCGCGACTTCCACCAGACGGCCATGCGGGTCATCGCCGAGGGCCTGCGTGACTGGGGCGTGCTGAAGATCAGCCCCGACGAGGCGATGGAGGCCGACAACGGGCTGTACCGCCGCTACACCCTGTGCAGCAGCGGCCACATGCTCGGCATGGACGTCCACGACTGTGCCAGGGCTCGCTCGGAGGTCTACCTGGACGGTGTGCTGGAGGAGGGCCAGGTGCTCACCGTCGAGCCCGGCCTCTACCTCCAGCCGGACGACCTGACGCTCCCGCCGGAGCTGCGCGGCATCGGTGTGCGCATCGAGGACGACCTCGTGATCACCGCCGACGGCGCTCGCCTGATGTCGGCCGGGCTGCCCCGTCACCCCGACGAGATCGAGGGCTGGATGAGCGCGCTCTCCATCTGA
- a CDS encoding 4'-phosphopantetheinyl transferase family protein has protein sequence MRDCLAMAGATDEIYSPTGMDLLTEVERDRAAKFLREGDRRDFVAAHLLVRRCAAKVVGVPEDRLTLLQHCDRCGPGHGRPYLAEVPELGVSLSHSHGYVCAAVGPGRVGVDAEHVPEGPLDEALAAHALAPVERPLARDNEALIRFWVRKEALIKRGELTLDDLRTTDLSGLPIDGDGPRRLEWAGRHLLEWRTGSGVAVCVVTDHPATLG, from the coding sequence ATGCGCGATTGTCTGGCGATGGCCGGCGCCACCGACGAGATCTACTCCCCCACCGGCATGGATCTCCTGACCGAGGTCGAGCGTGACCGCGCGGCGAAGTTCCTCCGGGAGGGCGACCGGCGTGACTTCGTGGCGGCCCACCTTCTGGTACGGCGGTGCGCGGCCAAGGTCGTCGGCGTTCCCGAGGACCGGCTGACACTGCTCCAGCACTGCGACCGTTGCGGGCCTGGGCACGGCAGGCCGTACCTCGCGGAGGTCCCCGAGCTCGGCGTCAGCCTGAGCCACAGCCACGGCTACGTCTGCGCGGCGGTGGGCCCGGGACGGGTCGGCGTGGACGCCGAGCACGTCCCCGAGGGCCCGCTGGACGAGGCCCTGGCGGCGCACGCCCTGGCCCCCGTGGAAAGACCCCTGGCCCGTGACAACGAGGCACTGATCCGCTTCTGGGTCCGCAAGGAGGCGCTCATCAAACGGGGCGAGCTCACCCTGGACGACCTGCGCACGACGGACCTGTCCGGTCTCCCGATCGACGGGGACGGCCCCCGCCGCCTGGAGTGGGCGGGCAGGCACCTGCTGGAGTGGCGGACCGGCTCAGGCGTCGCGGTCTGCGTCGTCACCGACCATCCGGCGACCCTGGGCTGA
- a CDS encoding prephenate dehydrogenase, with protein MRHQAQEARGARVSGLESVLVVGTGLIGTSVALALREQGITVYLADRDEGAVRLARELGAGTEWTAGRTVDLAVIAVPPQMVADRLADLQEARVARFYTDVASVKVLPLQQAADLRCDLTTYIAGHPLAGRERSGPAAARADLFLGRPWALCPTEETSPDAVEALLGLIKLCGGEAVRVEASEHDRAVAVVSHAPHVAAAAVAARLAAAPATALGLAGQGVRDVTRIAAGDPGLWTGILSGNALPVADVLEKVAADLAAVAASLRASADPEAMGQVTELLHRGVAGTDRIPGKHGGPARAYATVQVIIGDRPGELARLFQVAEEAGVNIEDVRLEHAPGLPLGAADLSVQPEAVAALSAALRAHGWHLP; from the coding sequence ATGCGCCACCAAGCCCAAGAAGCCCGGGGAGCACGCGTGAGCGGTCTCGAGAGCGTCCTTGTCGTCGGAACCGGCCTGATCGGCACCTCCGTCGCCCTGGCCCTGCGCGAGCAGGGGATCACCGTCTACCTGGCCGACCGTGACGAAGGCGCCGTACGGCTGGCACGCGAGTTGGGCGCCGGCACCGAGTGGACCGCCGGGCGGACCGTGGATCTCGCGGTCATCGCGGTCCCCCCGCAGATGGTCGCCGACCGGCTCGCCGACCTTCAGGAGGCCCGGGTCGCCCGGTTCTACACCGATGTGGCGAGTGTCAAGGTGCTCCCGCTCCAGCAGGCCGCCGACCTCCGCTGCGACCTGACCACCTACATCGCCGGACACCCGCTGGCGGGCCGGGAGCGTTCGGGGCCCGCCGCGGCCCGGGCCGACCTGTTCCTGGGCCGTCCCTGGGCGCTGTGCCCGACGGAGGAGACCTCGCCCGACGCGGTCGAGGCCCTGTTGGGGCTGATCAAGCTCTGTGGCGGCGAGGCCGTCAGGGTCGAGGCGTCCGAGCACGACCGGGCCGTCGCGGTCGTCTCCCATGCTCCGCACGTGGCCGCCGCGGCGGTGGCCGCCCGGCTCGCCGCCGCGCCGGCGACCGCGCTCGGCCTGGCAGGGCAGGGCGTCCGCGACGTCACGCGCATCGCGGCCGGCGACCCCGGCCTGTGGACCGGGATCCTGTCGGGCAACGCGCTGCCGGTGGCCGACGTGCTGGAGAAGGTGGCCGCCGACCTGGCGGCCGTGGCCGCCTCGCTGCGTGCCTCCGCCGATCCGGAGGCCATGGGGCAGGTGACCGAGCTGCTGCACCGCGGTGTCGCCGGCACGGACCGGATCCCCGGCAAGCACGGAGGTCCCGCGCGCGCCTACGCGACCGTCCAGGTCATCATCGGCGACCGTCCGGGCGAGCTGGCCCGGCTGTTCCAGGTGGCCGAGGAGGCAGGCGTCAACATCGAGGACGTCCGGCTGGAGCACGCCCCCGGCCTGCCGCTGGGCGCCGCCGACCTGTCCGTGCAGCCGGAGGCGGTGGCCGCGCTGTCGGCGGCACTGCGCGCGCACGGCTGGCACCTGCCGTAA
- a CDS encoding MarR family winged helix-turn-helix transcriptional regulator, whose translation MNDEEPRWLTSLEQRTWRAHLAAHKLLEHRLDRELHPFGLSVNDYEILVNLSEIPDHRMRMSDLADATIQSRSRLSHQISRMEAAGLVAREDCPDDRRGTFAVLTEHGWATIQKVAPHHVTSVRRHFIDLLTDDQLRELEKAYTPVVSHLKNLR comes from the coding sequence GTGAACGATGAGGAGCCGCGCTGGCTCACCTCGCTCGAGCAGCGGACCTGGCGAGCCCACCTGGCCGCGCACAAGCTTCTGGAACATCGCCTCGACCGCGAGCTCCACCCCTTCGGACTCTCCGTCAACGACTACGAGATCCTGGTCAACCTCTCGGAGATCCCCGACCACCGCATGCGGATGAGCGACCTGGCGGACGCCACGATCCAGTCGCGCAGCCGCCTGTCCCACCAGATCTCCCGGATGGAGGCGGCGGGGCTGGTGGCCAGGGAGGACTGCCCGGATGACCGGCGCGGCACCTTCGCCGTGCTCACCGAGCACGGCTGGGCCACCATCCAGAAGGTCGCGCCGCACCACGTGACCAGCGTCCGCCGGCACTTCATCGACCTGCTCACCGACGATCAGCTCCGCGAGTTGGAGAAGGCGTACACCCCCGTGGTGAGCCACCTGAAAAACCTGCGCTGA
- a CDS encoding MFS transporter, with product MTEPAARPTVDPLHPMSGGGQKARRRIALGAGGTAVLLAALDAYVVVTVLVDIAKDADVPLNHLERATPIITGFLLGYIAAMPLLGRLSDRYGRRPLIHLCLAGFAAGSVVTALGDTVPWLAAGRGLQGVAGGALLPITMAMAGDLWDEHDRPVALGAVGAAQELGSVLGPLYGAALTAGVPATLHLGGITFGGWRSIFWLNLPLVAVAAIAVQRSVPPPVRAPAPSARVDLAGGLLLALALGLLVAGLYNPDPSRSVLPPWGLPAIAAGVVAASAFVWWEGRSPTRLIDMAGVLRGPFFATLGVSFLTGAALLVTLVDVQLSAQTLLGLGTLDGALVLSRFLVALSVAALLGGVMARRYGERAVAVAGLALAAVGYARIGQWPLDLAAAGHRMDVDLVIAGLGLGVVIAPVSSAVLRAVPAAQHGVASAAVVVARMMGMLLGVAGLSAWGFHRFQSLTADLDTPLPFGVDPAVYTRRLAEYGDRVQAALHTEYSEIFLITAALCTAGALIALLLPNRPGTAGGSGTP from the coding sequence ATGACCGAGCCTGCGGCGCGGCCCACCGTCGACCCGCTCCACCCCATGTCCGGCGGTGGCCAAAAGGCCCGGCGGCGGATCGCCCTCGGTGCCGGCGGCACAGCGGTGCTCCTGGCGGCCCTGGACGCCTACGTCGTGGTCACCGTCCTCGTCGACATCGCCAAGGACGCCGACGTCCCGCTGAACCACCTGGAGCGGGCCACCCCGATCATCACCGGCTTCCTGCTGGGCTACATCGCCGCCATGCCGCTGCTCGGCCGGCTCTCCGACCGGTACGGCAGGCGCCCGCTGATCCACCTCTGCCTGGCGGGCTTCGCGGCCGGCTCGGTCGTCACCGCGCTGGGCGACACGGTCCCCTGGCTGGCCGCCGGGCGCGGCCTGCAGGGCGTCGCGGGCGGTGCGCTGCTGCCCATCACCATGGCCATGGCCGGGGACCTGTGGGACGAGCACGACCGCCCGGTGGCCCTCGGCGCGGTCGGCGCCGCCCAGGAGCTCGGCAGCGTGCTCGGTCCTCTGTACGGCGCGGCCCTCACCGCCGGGGTGCCCGCGACGTTGCATCTGGGCGGCATAACGTTCGGCGGCTGGCGGTCGATCTTCTGGCTGAACCTTCCCCTGGTCGCCGTGGCCGCGATCGCCGTACAGCGGTCCGTGCCGCCACCGGTGCGCGCTCCGGCCCCCAGTGCCCGCGTCGACCTGGCCGGCGGCCTGCTGCTGGCCCTCGCGCTGGGCCTGCTCGTGGCCGGACTCTACAACCCCGACCCGAGCAGGTCGGTCCTTCCTCCGTGGGGCCTGCCCGCGATCGCGGCCGGAGTGGTGGCCGCCTCCGCGTTCGTCTGGTGGGAGGGACGGTCCCCGACCCGGCTGATCGACATGGCGGGGGTGCTGCGCGGCCCGTTCTTCGCCACCCTCGGGGTGAGCTTCCTGACGGGCGCGGCACTGCTGGTCACGCTCGTGGACGTGCAGCTGTCCGCGCAGACGCTGCTGGGGCTGGGGACGCTGGACGGGGCGCTGGTGCTGTCGCGTTTCCTCGTCGCCCTCTCGGTGGCCGCGCTGCTGGGCGGGGTCATGGCCCGCCGGTACGGCGAGCGGGCGGTGGCGGTGGCCGGGCTGGCGCTCGCCGCGGTCGGCTATGCCCGGATCGGCCAGTGGCCCCTGGATCTGGCCGCCGCCGGGCATCGCATGGACGTCGACCTCGTCATCGCGGGGCTCGGCCTGGGCGTGGTGATCGCTCCTGTCTCCTCAGCGGTGCTGCGGGCCGTTCCGGCCGCCCAGCACGGCGTGGCGTCCGCGGCCGTGGTCGTGGCCCGGATGATGGGCATGCTGCTCGGCGTCGCCGGACTGTCGGCCTGGGGCTTCCACCGGTTCCAGTCGCTCACCGCCGATCTGGACACGCCGCTGCCGTTCGGCGTGGATCCCGCCGTCTACACCCGGCGGCTGGCCGAGTACGGTGACCGGGTCCAGGCCGCCCTGCACACCGAGTACAGCGAGATCTTCCTGATCACCGCCGCCCTGTGTACGGCGGGAGCGCTGATCGCGCTGCTGCTGCCGAACCGGCCAGGGACGGCAGGCGGATCCGGGACTCCGTAA
- the cmk gene encoding (d)CMP kinase produces MTGLVVAMDGPSGSGKSSASRGVARALGLRYLDTGAMYRAVTWWMLEQGVDLTDPAAITARALDPVLSMGTDPDAPTVAVDGADAAVAIRTSEVTAAVSAVSAVPKVRRRLVAEQREIIGGGGIVVEGRDIGTVVTPGAPVKIYLTASADARALRRTAELTGTTVEAQRAAMARRDTLDSTRKTDPLAMAADAVELDTTALNLEEVIAEVLRVIKEKA; encoded by the coding sequence GTGACCGGACTGGTCGTCGCCATGGACGGTCCTTCGGGGTCGGGCAAGTCGAGTGCGTCGCGTGGGGTCGCGCGAGCGCTGGGACTGCGTTATCTCGACACCGGAGCGATGTACCGGGCCGTCACGTGGTGGATGCTCGAGCAGGGTGTCGACCTCACGGACCCGGCAGCGATCACCGCCAGGGCGCTGGACCCGGTTCTCTCGATGGGCACCGATCCTGACGCGCCCACGGTGGCCGTGGACGGCGCCGACGCCGCCGTGGCCATCCGCACCTCCGAGGTCACCGCCGCCGTCTCCGCGGTCAGCGCGGTGCCCAAGGTGCGGCGTCGGCTGGTGGCCGAGCAGCGTGAGATCATCGGTGGGGGCGGCATCGTCGTCGAGGGCCGTGACATCGGCACGGTGGTCACCCCCGGAGCCCCGGTCAAGATCTATCTGACCGCGAGCGCGGACGCCCGGGCGCTCCGCCGTACGGCGGAGCTGACCGGGACCACGGTGGAGGCGCAGAGGGCCGCGATGGCCCGGCGCGACACCCTGGACTCCACGAGAAAGACCGACCCACTTGCCATGGCGGCCGACGCCGTCGAACTGGACACCACGGCGCTGAACCTGGAAGAGGTCATCGCCGAGGTGCTACGTGTGATTAAGGAAAAGGCGTGA
- the aroH gene encoding chorismate mutase produces the protein MVRAIRGAIQVEGNDREAILSGVTELVTEVMERNRLTTDDVISVIFTATPDLTAEFPALAARKLGFHDVPLICASEIDVPGALPHVVRLMAHVETDRPRQEIQHVYLRGAAALRVDIAQ, from the coding sequence ATGGTGCGGGCGATTCGGGGCGCGATCCAGGTCGAGGGCAACGACCGGGAGGCCATCCTGTCAGGGGTGACCGAGCTGGTCACCGAGGTGATGGAGCGTAACAGGCTCACCACCGACGACGTGATCAGTGTGATCTTCACGGCCACCCCTGACCTGACCGCGGAGTTTCCCGCCCTCGCCGCCCGCAAGCTGGGCTTCCACGACGTCCCGCTGATCTGCGCGTCCGAGATCGACGTTCCGGGCGCGCTCCCCCATGTCGTACGGCTGATGGCCCACGTGGAGACCGATCGGCCACGCCAGGAGATCCAGCACGTCTACCTGCGGGGGGCGGCGGCCCTACGTGTGGACATCGCTCAGTGA
- a CDS encoding pseudouridine synthase has product MNSRRSTPSGDGRGQGRGGAPRGGNPRGGSRSGGPRGGSQGGFRSDAPRRDDRGGFRSDAPRRDDRGGFRAERDGSRSRYGRPAEGGPRRDDRGGSQGGFRSDAPRRDDRDAPRGGSQGGFRSGAPRRDDRGGSRGSSGSDRGRSNASGSGSRGRFGRTDRRDEVQTIGGKRAGSYGERRPGADRGPAKAERRPGAIENDRFKTARQPKRDSDFYDRDYVDERDTTEVPDGVRLQKVLAQAGVASRRACEDMIGDGRVTVDGQVVRRFGARVDPAKQVIHVDGKRLPTMPDLVYLAINKPIGVVSTMSDPDGRPSLADFVADRTERLFHVGRLDTETEGLILLTNDGELANRLTHPSYGVQKKYWAKVPGRIERDLGRRLKKGIELEDGIAKADSFTLVQEHGQQALVEIVLHEGRKHIVRRMLEEVGHPVIDLARIEFGPVKLGRLKPGTVRALSLKEVGELYAAVGL; this is encoded by the coding sequence GTGAACAGCAGGCGTAGTACCCCGTCCGGTGATGGACGCGGTCAAGGCCGTGGCGGAGCCCCGCGCGGCGGCAACCCCCGAGGCGGCTCCCGCTCCGGCGGGCCCAGGGGCGGTTCGCAGGGCGGGTTCCGTTCGGACGCTCCGCGTCGTGATGATCGTGGTGGGTTCCGTTCGGACGCTCCGCGTCGCGACGACCGCGGTGGGTTCCGCGCCGAGCGTGACGGCTCGCGTAGCCGGTACGGCAGGCCCGCCGAGGGGGGGCCGCGTCGTGATGATCGCGGTGGTTCGCAGGGCGGGTTCCGTTCGGACGCTCCGCGCCGCGACGACCGTGACGCACCTCGTGGTGGTTCGCAGGGCGGGTTCCGTTCGGGCGCTCCGCGCCGTGACGACCGTGGCGGTTCGCGCGGGTCTTCCGGCTCGGACCGTGGCCGTTCCAACGCGTCCGGCAGCGGTTCCCGTGGCCGGTTCGGCAGGACCGACCGGCGGGACGAGGTCCAGACGATCGGAGGCAAGCGAGCCGGCTCGTACGGCGAGCGCCGTCCCGGTGCCGACCGCGGTCCCGCGAAGGCCGAACGCCGGCCCGGCGCGATCGAGAACGACCGGTTCAAGACCGCCCGCCAGCCCAAACGCGACTCGGACTTCTACGACAGGGACTACGTCGACGAGCGCGACACCACCGAGGTCCCCGACGGCGTCCGGCTGCAGAAGGTCCTGGCCCAGGCGGGCGTGGCCAGCCGGCGGGCCTGCGAGGACATGATCGGCGATGGCCGGGTGACGGTCGACGGCCAGGTGGTCCGGCGCTTCGGCGCCCGGGTCGATCCGGCCAAGCAGGTCATCCACGTCGACGGCAAGCGCCTGCCGACAATGCCTGACCTGGTCTACCTCGCCATCAACAAGCCGATCGGCGTCGTCAGCACCATGTCCGACCCCGACGGCCGTCCCTCGCTGGCCGATTTCGTGGCCGACCGCACCGAGCGGCTGTTCCACGTGGGCCGCCTGGACACCGAGACCGAAGGCCTCATCCTGCTCACCAACGACGGCGAGCTGGCCAACCGGCTCACCCACCCGAGTTACGGCGTGCAGAAGAAGTACTGGGCGAAGGTCCCCGGCAGGATCGAGCGTGACCTGGGCCGCCGCCTGAAGAAGGGCATCGAGCTGGAGGACGGCATCGCCAAGGCCGACTCCTTCACCCTGGTCCAGGAGCACGGACAGCAGGCGCTGGTGGAGATCGTCCTGCACGAGGGCCGCAAGCACATCGTCCGGCGCATGCTGGAGGAGGTCGGGCACCCGGTCATCGACCTGGCCCGCATCGAGTTCGGGCCGGTCAAGCTCGGCCGTCTCAAGCCGGGCACCGTCCGTGCGCTGAGCCTCAAGGAAGTCGGCGAGCTCTACGCCGCCGTCGGCCTGTAA
- the der gene encoding ribosome biogenesis GTPase Der gives MTGEEESGWIEAELADLGTDNSSENEGPDEGPQPVVAVVGRPNVGKSTLVNRIIGRREAVVEDVPGVTRDRVTYDATWRGRRFTVVDTGGWDPDATGMALKIAEQAQVAAELADVILFVVDAVVGVTDADEIVGHVLRGSGKPVILAANKVDNQQMELEAAALWSLGLGEPQPVSALHGRSSGDLLDVILDKLPETPQQRFGVERGPRRVALVGKPNVGKSSLLNQLAGEERVLVDPMAGTTRDPVDELVQLGGKTWRFVDTAGIRRRDRELKGADFYASMRTRGALERSEIAVVLIDASDVLTEQDLRIISLVIESGRAMVVAFNKWDLLDEDRRYYLEKEIDRQLVRVPWALRVNISARTGWHVERLVPAIEKALDSWSTRVPTARLNAFLTDLVAATPPPVRGGKQPKILFATQASTEPPKFVLFTSGFLEETYRRFIERRIREEFGFAGSPLEVTMKIREKRQGQKQKK, from the coding sequence GTGACCGGGGAAGAAGAAAGCGGCTGGATCGAGGCTGAGCTGGCCGATCTGGGTACCGACAACAGCTCTGAGAACGAGGGCCCGGACGAGGGCCCGCAGCCGGTCGTGGCCGTGGTGGGCCGCCCCAACGTGGGCAAGTCCACCCTGGTCAACCGGATCATCGGCCGCCGGGAGGCGGTCGTGGAGGACGTGCCGGGCGTGACCCGCGACCGGGTCACCTACGACGCCACCTGGCGCGGACGCCGGTTCACGGTGGTCGACACCGGCGGCTGGGATCCCGACGCGACCGGGATGGCACTGAAGATCGCCGAGCAGGCGCAGGTCGCGGCCGAGCTGGCCGACGTGATCCTGTTCGTGGTGGACGCCGTGGTCGGCGTGACCGACGCCGACGAGATCGTCGGCCACGTGCTGCGTGGCTCCGGCAAGCCGGTCATCCTGGCCGCGAACAAGGTCGACAACCAGCAGATGGAGCTGGAGGCCGCCGCTCTGTGGTCTCTCGGCCTGGGCGAGCCGCAGCCGGTCTCGGCCCTGCACGGCCGCTCCAGCGGCGACCTGCTGGACGTGATCCTGGACAAGCTGCCGGAGACGCCGCAGCAGCGTTTCGGCGTCGAACGCGGTCCACGTCGCGTGGCCCTGGTGGGCAAGCCCAACGTGGGCAAGTCCTCCCTGCTGAACCAGCTTGCGGGGGAGGAGCGTGTGCTCGTCGACCCGATGGCGGGCACCACTCGCGACCCGGTCGACGAGCTGGTCCAGCTCGGCGGCAAGACCTGGCGTTTCGTGGACACCGCGGGTATCCGCCGGCGTGACCGTGAGCTGAAGGGCGCCGACTTCTACGCGAGCATGCGCACCCGGGGAGCCCTGGAGCGCTCGGAGATCGCGGTCGTGCTCATCGACGCCAGCGACGTGCTGACCGAGCAGGACCTGCGGATCATCTCCCTGGTGATCGAGTCGGGCCGTGCCATGGTCGTGGCGTTCAACAAGTGGGACCTCCTCGACGAGGACCGCCGCTACTACCTGGAAAAGGAGATCGACCGCCAGCTCGTCCGCGTGCCGTGGGCGCTGCGGGTCAACATCTCCGCCAGGACCGGCTGGCATGTGGAGAGGCTCGTCCCGGCGATCGAGAAGGCGCTCGACTCCTGGTCCACCCGGGTTCCCACGGCGCGCCTCAACGCCTTCCTCACCGACCTGGTGGCGGCCACCCCGCCCCCGGTCCGGGGCGGCAAGCAGCCCAAGATCCTCTTCGCCACCCAGGCGTCGACGGAGCCGCCCAAGTTCGTGCTGTTCACCTCGGGCTTCCTCGAGGAGACCTACCGCCGCTTCATCGAGCGCCGGATCCGCGAGGAGTTCGGCTTCGCCGGCTCTCCTCTCGAGGTCACGATGAAGATCCGCGAGAAGCGGCAGGGACAGAAGCAGAAGAAGTGA